In one Novosphingopyxis iocasae genomic region, the following are encoded:
- a CDS encoding ATP12 family chaperone protein, with amino-acid sequence MTKRFYKDVAVEVRGGGRTILLDGRPVNTPARKALLLPTDALAEAVAEEWRAQGEVIDPAAMPLTGLANAAIDRIAPGRADFERELSGYGDTDLLYYRAADPEELVQHQAARWDPVLAWARQRFDIDFHLASGVMHQRQPPQTLERLAAALAARDDWALASLARTIPISGSLVLMLAVDEGAITPDEAWQASVLDELWQEQLWGADALAVQAREARGADFAAAWRFRELALTQG; translated from the coding sequence ATGACGAAGCGGTTCTACAAGGATGTCGCGGTAGAGGTTCGCGGCGGAGGCCGAACAATCCTGCTGGATGGGAGGCCCGTCAACACGCCGGCGCGCAAGGCCTTGCTCCTACCCACCGATGCACTGGCCGAGGCGGTGGCAGAGGAATGGCGCGCGCAGGGCGAGGTGATCGATCCGGCGGCCATGCCGCTCACCGGTCTCGCAAATGCGGCGATCGACCGGATCGCGCCGGGCAGGGCGGATTTCGAGCGCGAACTTTCCGGCTATGGCGATACGGATTTGCTCTATTACCGCGCGGCCGATCCGGAGGAGCTGGTGCAGCACCAGGCTGCGCGCTGGGATCCCGTGCTCGCCTGGGCGCGCCAGCGTTTCGACATCGATTTCCATCTGGCCAGCGGCGTGATGCATCAGCGGCAGCCGCCGCAGACGCTCGAACGGCTGGCCGCGGCGCTGGCGGCGCGGGACGATTGGGCGCTGGCCAGTCTCGCGCGCACCATACCCATTAGCGGTTCGCTGGTGCTGATGCTGGCGGTGGACGAAGGCGCGATTACGCCGGACGAGGCATGGCAGGCCTCCGTGCTGGATGAGCTTTGGCAGGAGCAGCTTTGGGGGGCAGACGCCTTGGCGGTTCAGGCCCGCGAAGCGCGCGGGGCTGACTTCGCCGCCGCGTGGCGGTTCCGCGAATTGGCCCTGACCCAAGGTTGA
- a CDS encoding HAD-IA family hydrolase produces MANRLALFDCDGTLADSQAAICVSMEGAFEDMERKAPVRGDIRRIVGLSLFEAMRVLVPEGDEALHMGLVERYKDRFRTMRQNGLLEEPLFDGIAGVLTQLDEAGWLLGVATGKSKRGLDGLLHTHGLSALFVTLQTADGHPSKPHPAMVEAAMAEAGAEPETTIVIGDTSFDMVMARSAAAHALGVAWGYHDPAELLRAGAQAVADRPQDISTILESMI; encoded by the coding sequence ATCGCCAACCGCCTTGCCCTGTTCGATTGCGACGGCACGCTGGCCGATAGCCAGGCGGCGATCTGCGTGTCCATGGAAGGCGCGTTCGAGGATATGGAGCGCAAGGCTCCGGTACGCGGCGATATTCGCCGGATCGTCGGCCTCAGCCTCTTCGAGGCGATGCGCGTGCTTGTGCCGGAGGGCGACGAGGCGCTGCATATGGGGCTGGTCGAGCGGTATAAGGATCGCTTCCGCACCATGCGGCAGAACGGCTTGCTGGAGGAGCCGCTGTTCGACGGGATCGCGGGCGTGCTGACGCAGCTGGACGAAGCGGGCTGGTTGCTGGGCGTTGCCACCGGCAAATCGAAACGCGGGCTCGATGGTCTGCTGCACACCCACGGACTGAGCGCGCTGTTCGTGACCCTTCAGACGGCGGACGGCCATCCGTCCAAGCCGCATCCGGCGATGGTCGAAGCGGCAATGGCGGAAGCCGGGGCGGAGCCGGAGACAACCATTGTGATCGGCGACACCAGTTTCGATATGGTCATGGCGCGTTCTGCCGCCGCGCATGCGCTGGGCGTTGCCTGGGGCTATCACGATCCGGCGGAGCTGCTGCGCGCCGGCGCGCAGGCGGTGGCCGATCGCCCACAGGACATTTCGACGATCTTGGAGAGCATGATATGA
- a CDS encoding RluA family pseudouridine synthase encodes MKQGSEEVRVFTVQADDNGIRLDRWFKRHMPDIPFGLVSRWVRTGQVRVDGGRAKVGDHIAEGQELRVPPAEAPSDTPTRRGREPLSPEEEAYAQTLVIHKDAHAILVNKPPGLATQGGTKTTRHLDGMLDALMEEGSEQRPKLVHRLDKDTSGVVLLARTPGSAAYFSKHFATRKARKIYWALVIGVPDIADGIIELPLAKQPGTGGEKMHVDEENGQPSKTRYRVIERAGNRAAWVELQPYTGRTHQLRVHMAAIGHPIVGDGKYGSKEAFLTGSISRKMHLHARRLKIGGPQGSKIDVTAELPEHFAESMEQLGFDQALGDLPFDDGPPETPPEIKKQKARQHAKQIRKERRGERRQRGSSRNARK; translated from the coding sequence ATGAAGCAGGGATCGGAAGAGGTGCGCGTGTTCACCGTGCAGGCGGACGATAACGGCATCCGGCTGGACCGCTGGTTCAAGCGGCACATGCCGGACATCCCCTTCGGCCTGGTCTCGCGCTGGGTGCGCACCGGCCAGGTCCGCGTCGACGGCGGGCGCGCCAAGGTAGGCGATCACATCGCCGAGGGGCAGGAGCTGCGCGTTCCCCCCGCCGAAGCGCCGAGCGACACGCCGACGCGCCGTGGCCGCGAACCGCTGAGTCCGGAGGAGGAGGCCTATGCGCAAACCCTCGTGATCCACAAGGACGCGCACGCCATCCTCGTCAACAAACCGCCGGGCCTCGCCACGCAGGGCGGCACCAAGACCACGCGCCACCTCGACGGCATGCTCGATGCGCTGATGGAGGAGGGGAGCGAGCAGCGTCCCAAGCTGGTCCACCGGCTGGATAAGGACACGTCCGGCGTCGTCCTGCTCGCCCGCACGCCCGGTAGCGCGGCCTATTTCAGCAAGCACTTCGCCACGCGCAAGGCCCGCAAGATCTACTGGGCGCTGGTGATCGGCGTGCCCGACATCGCCGACGGCATCATCGAACTGCCGCTCGCCAAGCAGCCCGGCACGGGCGGCGAGAAGATGCATGTGGACGAGGAGAACGGCCAACCCTCCAAGACGCGCTACCGCGTGATCGAACGCGCCGGCAACCGCGCTGCCTGGGTGGAGCTGCAGCCCTATACCGGCCGCACGCACCAGCTGCGCGTCCACATGGCGGCGATCGGCCATCCCATCGTCGGTGACGGGAAATATGGCAGCAAGGAAGCGTTTCTGACCGGCTCGATCAGCCGCAAGATGCACCTGCATGCGCGGCGCCTGAAGATCGGCGGCCCGCAGGGCAGCAAGATCGACGTGACTGCCGAACTGCCCGAGCATTTTGCCGAGAGCATGGAGCAGCTGGGCTTCGATCAGGCGCTTGGCGACCTGCCATTCGACGATGGTCCGCCGGAGACGCCGCCCGAGATCAAGAAGCAGAAGGCGCGCCAGCACGCCAAGCAGATCCGCAAGGAACGGCGCGGCGAGCGCCGTCAGCGCGGCAGCTCCCGCAACGCGCGTAAGTAA
- the crcB gene encoding fluoride efflux transporter CrcB — MNTLLVMIGGAVGAALRYQLGRLTFQLTGPGWPWGTFAANVIGGLAMGLLVGAMARMNAGENARLLLGVGLLGGFTTFSSFSLEVVQMVERGALMGAAGYALASVLVSVGALFAGLLLVRGVAA; from the coding sequence ATGAACACCCTCCTCGTCATGATCGGCGGCGCCGTGGGCGCGGCCTTGCGTTACCAGCTCGGCCGGCTCACTTTCCAGCTGACCGGCCCCGGCTGGCCCTGGGGCACCTTTGCCGCCAACGTGATCGGCGGGCTCGCCATGGGCCTGCTCGTCGGCGCGATGGCGCGGATGAACGCGGGGGAGAACGCACGGCTGCTCCTGGGCGTCGGCCTGCTCGGCGGGTTCACCACCTTCTCCAGCTTCAGCCTCGAGGTGGTGCAGATGGTAGAGCGCGGCGCGCTGATGGGCGCGGCGGGCTATGCGCTGGCATCGGTGCTGGTGTCGGTCGGCGCGCTGTTCGCGGGCCTCCTCCTGGTACGCGGAGTGGCGGCATGA
- a CDS encoding CHAT domain-containing protein: MADHTNIAGDYEESIQRLSRHLGTNAVRRGVFNVIYGRGSKPKSIFQIMDAASFKLPKKQQVTNALNHLSKHNLILKSENKGVVNDGSRYVYSKIEVVRANKKEILKFADDRVAAANLPTKRSNRNSPTKPEPTISRKQLRRRSPVKILYTYSNASGDGLLNLDEEIARLQREIRATLFRENIKIEKSPNLTAESLLADLNFHQPQVLHFSGHGNSSGIATSVSGGVLAGSHFLSFDSFVRALDSFDSPPKVVVLNSCSSAGVLNSNLLDIVDVAVVMTSSVGDMAASAFAVNFYAALASGQSVLSSFKQGRFATEVVAIDERLTPELHAADGVDVSKMKLT; the protein is encoded by the coding sequence GTGGCAGATCATACAAATATAGCTGGAGATTACGAAGAAAGTATTCAAAGACTTTCGAGGCATTTAGGCACGAATGCAGTTCGGCGGGGCGTGTTTAACGTTATTTATGGCCGCGGCTCCAAGCCTAAGTCTATCTTTCAAATCATGGATGCAGCAAGCTTCAAACTTCCTAAAAAACAACAAGTTACGAACGCTTTAAATCATCTATCTAAGCACAACTTAATTCTGAAATCTGAGAACAAGGGTGTCGTGAATGATGGTTCTCGCTATGTTTATAGTAAAATAGAAGTGGTAAGGGCTAATAAGAAAGAAATACTTAAATTTGCTGATGATAGGGTCGCCGCTGCGAATTTGCCGACTAAGCGGTCGAACCGAAATTCGCCGACTAAGCCTGAACCGACTATTTCTAGGAAGCAACTCAGAAGACGCTCTCCCGTGAAAATTTTGTATACGTACTCTAATGCTTCGGGTGACGGACTTCTAAATCTAGACGAGGAAATTGCCCGTCTGCAACGAGAAATAAGAGCTACGCTTTTTCGCGAAAATATTAAGATAGAGAAGTCGCCAAACTTAACCGCTGAATCTTTGCTGGCGGACCTAAACTTCCATCAGCCACAAGTTTTGCACTTTTCCGGACATGGAAATAGCAGCGGTATCGCGACGTCGGTTAGTGGGGGCGTATTGGCGGGCAGTCATTTTCTATCGTTCGATAGCTTCGTGCGTGCTCTTGATTCATTCGACAGTCCCCCGAAAGTTGTTGTCTTGAACTCCTGCTCTAGCGCCGGAGTCCTGAACAGCAATCTTCTCGATATTGTCGACGTAGCGGTCGTTATGACATCCAGCGTTGGAGACATGGCTGCGTCCGCGTTTGCCGTGAACTTTTATGCTGCCTTGGCAAGCGGCCAATCTGTTCTTTCCTCTTTCAAGCAAGGGCGTTTTGCGACCGAAGTTGTAGCGATTGATGAGAGACTCACGCCAGAGTTGCACGCCGCTGATGGGGTGGATGTTAGCAAAATGAAGCTGACATAA
- a CDS encoding MarR family transcriptional regulator, which translates to MNEKEDLLPVMLALLATSARAVFPPDELFSLIAASGDGSKQVLAYNSCTGLRTQSEIAELTGYDRGNFSRLVNRWIEAGVVFRLANGNLRFLYLLPDKRK; encoded by the coding sequence ATGAACGAGAAAGAAGACTTGTTGCCTGTCATGCTGGCGCTTCTAGCGACATCAGCGCGTGCCGTTTTTCCGCCGGACGAACTTTTTAGTCTAATCGCTGCCAGCGGTGATGGCTCTAAGCAAGTGCTGGCCTACAACTCATGCACTGGTTTGAGAACGCAGAGTGAAATAGCCGAGTTGACCGGTTATGACCGAGGCAATTTCAGCCGGCTAGTAAACAGGTGGATTGAAGCTGGCGTCGTATTTCGTCTTGCGAACGGCAACCTTCGATTTCTCTATCTCTTGCCAGATAAAAGGAAATAA
- the acnA gene encoding aconitate hydratase AcnA, whose translation MTQIGQDSLDTRDTLSVNGQDYTYFSLAKAAKLGDVSRLPFTLKVLLENMLRFEDGGASVSTEDAQAVVDWQKEQRSDHEIQYRPARVLMQDFTGVPAVVDLAAMRDGIKALGGDAEKINPQVPVHLVIDHSVMVDEFGTPQSFEANVEREYERNLERYQFLKWGSRAFDNFQVVPPGTGICHQVNLEYIGKGAWTSEGKDGKTYVYPDTLVGTDSHTTMINGLGVLGWGVGGIEAEAAMLGQPVSMLIPEVVGFRLTGKLAEGITATDLVLTVVQMLREKGVVGRFVEFYGPGVGALTLADRATIANMAPEYGATCGFFAIDDKTLEYMRLTGRDDQTIAVTEAYAKAQGLWLDPDVEPVFTSTLSLDMGEVVPSLAGPKRPQDRVRLDQMDDQFNKDLVDVFSRPKEGESVAVDGEDYEFADGDVAIAAITSCTNTSNPNILIAAGLVAKKAREKGLSRRPWVKTSLAPGSQVVTDYLVASGLQDDLNAMGFNLVGYGCTTCIGNSGPLPAPISAAINDNDLVATSVLSGNRNFEGRVSPDVRANYLASPPLVVAYALKGTVREDIYETPLGTGTDGPVYLRDVWPTNEEIQEMVQQHVGPDMFASRYAEVYEGDERWRAIDITGGDTYDWPAASTYIQNPPYFEGMGMTPDAIQDIRDAKVLALFGDSITTDHISPAGSIKVDSPAGEYLRDHQVSKTDFNSYGSRRGNHEVMMRGTFANIRIKNEMVPGVEGGYTTYQGEQMPIYDAAMKYKAEGTPLVVVGGKEYGTGSSRDWAAKGTILLGVKAVIVESYERIHRSNLVGMGVLPLQFAEGESRESHGMTGDETFTIKGLANLSPRQMVEVEMTRADGSTETFEALCRIDTANEMEYYRNGGILHYVLRNLAAE comes from the coding sequence ATGACCCAGATCGGCCAAGACAGCCTGGACACCCGCGACACGTTGAGCGTGAACGGGCAGGATTATACCTATTTCTCGCTCGCCAAGGCGGCGAAGCTCGGCGATGTCTCGCGCCTGCCCTTCACGCTGAAGGTGCTTCTGGAAAACATGCTGCGCTTCGAAGACGGCGGCGCCTCCGTCTCCACCGAGGACGCGCAGGCCGTGGTCGACTGGCAGAAGGAGCAGCGCAGCGACCATGAAATTCAGTATCGCCCAGCGCGCGTGCTGATGCAGGATTTCACCGGCGTGCCCGCCGTGGTCGATCTGGCCGCGATGCGCGACGGCATCAAGGCGCTGGGCGGCGATGCGGAAAAGATCAATCCGCAGGTGCCCGTGCACCTCGTCATCGACCACTCCGTCATGGTGGACGAATTCGGCACGCCGCAGAGCTTCGAGGCGAATGTGGAGCGCGAATATGAGCGCAATCTGGAGCGCTACCAGTTCCTGAAATGGGGCAGCCGCGCGTTCGACAACTTCCAGGTGGTGCCGCCCGGCACCGGCATCTGCCACCAGGTGAACCTGGAATATATCGGCAAGGGTGCGTGGACGAGCGAAGGCAAGGACGGCAAGACCTATGTCTATCCGGACACGCTGGTCGGCACGGACAGCCACACCACGATGATTAACGGCCTGGGTGTGCTCGGCTGGGGCGTCGGCGGGATCGAGGCGGAAGCAGCCATGCTGGGCCAGCCGGTCTCCATGCTGATCCCCGAAGTCGTCGGCTTCCGCCTCACCGGCAAGCTGGCCGAGGGCATTACCGCCACCGATCTGGTGTTGACCGTCGTCCAGATGCTGCGCGAAAAGGGCGTCGTCGGCCGCTTCGTGGAGTTCTACGGCCCCGGCGTGGGCGCGCTGACGCTCGCCGACCGCGCGACCATCGCCAATATGGCGCCGGAATATGGCGCGACCTGCGGCTTCTTCGCGATCGACGACAAGACGCTGGAATATATGCGCCTAACGGGCCGCGACGATCAGACGATCGCGGTGACGGAGGCCTATGCCAAGGCGCAAGGGCTGTGGCTGGACCCGGACGTCGAGCCGGTGTTCACGAGCACGCTGTCGCTCGACATGGGCGAAGTCGTCCCCTCGCTCGCGGGCCCCAAGCGCCCGCAGGACCGCGTGCGGCTCGACCAGATGGACGATCAGTTCAACAAAGATCTGGTCGATGTCTTCTCCCGCCCCAAGGAAGGCGAGAGCGTCGCGGTGGACGGCGAGGATTACGAGTTCGCCGATGGCGACGTGGCGATCGCCGCGATCACCAGCTGCACCAACACGTCCAACCCCAACATCCTGATCGCCGCGGGCCTCGTCGCCAAGAAGGCGCGTGAAAAGGGCCTCAGCCGCCGTCCGTGGGTGAAGACCTCGCTTGCGCCGGGCAGCCAGGTCGTCACCGATTATCTGGTGGCGAGCGGCCTGCAGGACGATCTGAATGCGATGGGCTTCAACCTGGTCGGCTATGGCTGCACCACCTGCATCGGCAACAGCGGCCCCCTGCCCGCGCCGATCAGCGCCGCGATCAACGACAATGATCTGGTGGCGACATCGGTCCTTTCGGGCAACCGCAACTTCGAAGGCCGCGTGAGCCCGGACGTGCGCGCGAACTATCTCGCCTCCCCGCCGCTGGTGGTGGCCTATGCCCTGAAGGGTACGGTGCGCGAGGATATCTACGAAACGCCGCTCGGCACCGGCACGGACGGCCCGGTTTACCTGCGCGACGTGTGGCCCACCAACGAAGAGATCCAGGAGATGGTGCAGCAGCATGTCGGCCCCGACATGTTCGCCAGCCGCTATGCCGAGGTGTACGAAGGTGACGAGCGCTGGCGCGCGATCGACATCACAGGTGGCGACACCTATGATTGGCCTGCCGCCTCCACCTACATCCAGAACCCGCCTTATTTCGAAGGCATGGGCATGACGCCGGATGCCATCCAGGACATCCGCGATGCCAAGGTGCTGGCGCTGTTCGGCGATTCCATCACCACCGATCACATCTCGCCGGCCGGATCGATCAAGGTGGACAGCCCCGCGGGCGAATATCTGCGGGACCATCAGGTGTCGAAGACGGACTTCAACTCCTACGGTTCGCGCCGCGGCAACCACGAAGTCATGATGCGCGGCACCTTCGCCAATATCCGCATCAAGAACGAGATGGTTCCGGGTGTGGAGGGTGGCTACACCACCTATCAGGGCGAGCAGATGCCGATCTACGACGCCGCCATGAAGTACAAGGCGGAGGGCACGCCGCTCGTCGTCGTGGGCGGCAAGGAATATGGCACCGGCTCCAGCCGCGACTGGGCGGCGAAGGGCACCATCCTGCTCGGCGTCAAGGCGGTGATCGTGGAAAGCTATGAGCGTATCCACCGCTCCAACCTCGTCGGTATGGGCGTGCTGCCGTTGCAGTTCGCCGAGGGCGAAAGCCGCGAAAGCCACGGCATGACGGGCGATGAAACCTTCACCATCAAGGGGCTGGCGAACCTTTCGCCCCGCCAGATGGTCGAGGTGGAGATGACCCGCGCGGACGGATCGACCGAGACGTTCGAGGCGCTGTGCCGCATCGATACCGCGAACGAGATGGAATATTACCGCAACGGCGGCATCCTCCATTACGTGCTGCGCAACCTCGCCGCCGAATAA
- a CDS encoding SDR family NAD(P)-dependent oxidoreductase, whose amino-acid sequence MESNLNRFGGMSIVVTGAASGIGKATVERFLSEGANVTALGHHRDKLKGAFDGANKERLQLLDGDVADPDLAPKVIAAAVDRFGGLDVLVNNAGMGTGGTVEDISLEDWNRQMAVNVTGYFLMAKAAMPEIRKTKGAIVMTSSVSGLGGDWSFVGYNASKGAITNMVRAMALDHAGEGIRVNAVCPSMTKTGMTEGMMDNDELLDKFRERIPSGRPGEPEEIAAVIAFLASKDAVWVNGVNLPVDGGLSASNGQPPLG is encoded by the coding sequence ATGGAAAGCAATCTGAACCGCTTCGGCGGCATGAGCATCGTCGTGACCGGCGCGGCGTCCGGCATCGGCAAGGCGACCGTGGAGCGCTTCCTGTCCGAAGGCGCGAACGTCACCGCGCTCGGCCATCATCGCGACAAGCTAAAGGGTGCATTCGACGGCGCGAACAAGGAGCGGCTGCAGCTGCTGGACGGCGACGTCGCCGATCCGGATCTGGCACCGAAGGTCATCGCCGCCGCGGTGGATCGTTTCGGCGGCTTGGACGTGCTCGTCAACAATGCCGGCATGGGCACGGGCGGCACGGTGGAGGACATCAGCCTGGAGGACTGGAATCGGCAGATGGCGGTGAACGTCACCGGCTATTTCCTGATGGCCAAGGCCGCGATGCCCGAAATCCGCAAGACCAAGGGCGCGATCGTGATGACCAGTTCGGTCTCGGGCTTGGGCGGGGACTGGAGCTTCGTCGGCTACAACGCCTCCAAGGGCGCGATCACCAATATGGTGCGCGCGATGGCGCTGGACCATGCGGGCGAAGGCATCCGCGTGAACGCCGTCTGCCCCAGCATGACGAAAACCGGGATGACCGAGGGCATGATGGATAACGATGAGCTGCTCGACAAATTCCGCGAGCGCATCCCGTCTGGCCGCCCCGGCGAACCGGAAGAAATCGCGGCCGTCATCGCCTTCCTGGCCAGCAAGGACGCGGTCTGGGTGAACGGCGTGAACCTG